The following proteins are encoded in a genomic region of Blastopirellula marina:
- a CDS encoding ROK family protein, with product MVSAPQIEPGKETLPLFFGVDVGGTNIKIGLVDDHGNTVVYRKIPTLETEGPQRYMERSTEVMQEICAELGRPISDVTAIGLATPGTMDIDNGLLLEPHNLPNSYNFPIRDCLAKLTGRPVIYANDANAAAFGEYWLGSGREFRSMILLTLGTGVGGGIIVDDLLIDGEHSHGGELGHIIIDFSENARTIPTGQKGHLEAYASGTAIIKRTAEALAGDLKKESSLHIRIDNGEPLSPLMVSQEASRDDSLSLHIVMETARYLGIGIVSLMHTIDPGAVVLGGAIDFGGHETPLGRKFLERVRQEVKARAFPVPAKGTVVDFARLGGDAGYLGAAGKARAVTHRDSLNS from the coding sequence ATGGTGTCGGCACCGCAAATAGAACCAGGTAAGGAGACTCTTCCCCTCTTTTTCGGCGTCGACGTCGGTGGCACCAATATCAAGATTGGCTTGGTCGACGACCACGGAAACACGGTCGTCTATCGCAAGATCCCGACGTTGGAAACGGAAGGTCCACAGCGATATATGGAGCGTTCGACCGAGGTGATGCAGGAAATCTGCGCTGAACTCGGTCGTCCGATCAGCGATGTCACGGCAATCGGTTTGGCCACGCCGGGCACAATGGATATCGATAACGGATTGCTGCTGGAACCGCACAATCTGCCGAACTCGTATAACTTCCCAATCCGCGATTGCCTGGCAAAGTTGACCGGTCGACCGGTGATCTATGCCAACGATGCCAATGCGGCCGCGTTCGGTGAATATTGGCTCGGCTCTGGCCGCGAATTCCGTAGCATGATCTTGCTAACCCTCGGAACGGGCGTGGGGGGAGGTATCATCGTTGACGACCTGCTCATCGATGGCGAACATAGCCACGGCGGCGAGTTGGGGCATATCATCATCGACTTCAGCGAGAACGCCCGTACGATCCCAACGGGGCAGAAAGGGCATTTAGAAGCCTATGCCAGCGGAACGGCCATCATTAAACGAACCGCCGAAGCTTTGGCCGGCGATCTAAAAAAGGAAAGCTCGCTCCACATTCGCATCGATAATGGTGAGCCACTATCCCCCCTAATGGTTTCACAAGAGGCAAGCCGAGACGACTCACTCTCGTTGCACATCGTCATGGAAACGGCTCGCTATCTGGGAATAGGCATCGTTTCTTTGATGCACACCATCGATCCAGGTGCGGTGGTTTTGGGCGGGGCGATCGATTTCGGCGGTCACGAAACGCCGCTGGGCCGAAAATTCCTGGAAAGGGTTCGCCAAGAGGTCAAAGCCCGGGCTTTCCCAGTCCCGGCTAAGGGAACCGTGGTAGATTTCGCCCGTTTGGGTGGGGACGCGGGATATCTGGGGGCTGCGGGTAAAGCCAGAGCGGTTACCCACCGCGATTCCCTGAACTCCTAG
- a CDS encoding M56 family metallopeptidase — MIWSLLQSPVAMKLTFVLLHFLWQAILLVCLWRVAAALLPLRSAEARYNGALATLLLMLACPLVTFMLVDVHDISSATELPLAVSSLAANPELSLNSNAMPDFAAEQAISPEIAQAAVINDQAAQLTPTAILLASQPYLMLTWLVGVLLLGTRICVSYLGTVWLRKAGLTCVAPTVLVRFAETAQRLNIVQLPPIAYSSRITQAMTVGLMRPMVLLPMAWATEISPDVLEAVLAHELAHVRRSDLWINFLQRVMETIFFYHPAVWILSAEVRRERESCCDELAIRATGQRLDYAKSLHEVAYRQMASQAPSLAIPFLGQRPGELLGRVRRILGITTPQAGERSWPAGLMLMIVPLFLWAISAIFFPEISAKAEAEEAPSQEVTEVEEVIEEDEIFLPPPHHRRGRPHPPHAPIHPPHPPGEPGRRPARDHLPPPRGAVVGEDRPAPPLNQIDMDELAPHDQAMVRVLRSLRHEVRQLRDQVQELKEEQEQETELQANAPRRRKRARRVEVMETTESDMTALDETD; from the coding sequence GTGATCTGGAGCTTGCTGCAAAGCCCTGTCGCGATGAAGCTGACGTTTGTTTTGCTCCACTTCCTTTGGCAGGCGATTTTGCTCGTTTGTCTGTGGCGTGTTGCGGCGGCATTGCTTCCGCTACGTTCGGCGGAGGCACGTTACAACGGCGCTTTGGCAACGCTTTTATTGATGCTCGCGTGTCCCCTGGTGACGTTCATGCTGGTGGACGTTCACGACATTTCTTCCGCCACGGAACTTCCGTTGGCGGTTTCATCTTTGGCTGCCAATCCTGAGTTGAGCTTGAACTCTAACGCGATGCCGGATTTTGCGGCTGAACAAGCAATCTCGCCAGAAATCGCACAGGCGGCGGTAATCAACGATCAAGCCGCGCAGCTAACCCCGACCGCGATCTTACTTGCCAGCCAGCCCTACTTGATGCTCACTTGGCTGGTTGGTGTTCTATTACTGGGAACCAGGATTTGCGTTAGCTACCTGGGCACCGTCTGGCTTCGCAAAGCTGGCCTGACCTGCGTTGCCCCAACCGTTCTGGTTCGTTTCGCGGAAACTGCGCAGCGTTTGAATATCGTTCAATTACCGCCTATCGCGTATTCGAGCCGTATCACGCAAGCTATGACTGTTGGTCTGATGCGGCCGATGGTACTGCTGCCGATGGCCTGGGCCACAGAAATTAGCCCCGATGTTCTCGAAGCGGTCCTGGCACACGAACTGGCCCACGTCCGACGTAGCGATCTTTGGATTAACTTTCTACAGCGTGTGATGGAGACGATCTTTTTCTATCACCCGGCGGTCTGGATTTTGTCGGCGGAAGTTCGTCGCGAACGCGAATCGTGCTGTGACGAGTTGGCTATCCGAGCGACCGGTCAACGGCTGGATTATGCCAAGTCTCTGCATGAAGTTGCCTATCGTCAAATGGCCTCACAAGCGCCTTCGCTGGCGATTCCTTTCCTGGGACAACGGCCTGGCGAGTTGCTGGGTCGCGTACGTCGCATCTTGGGTATTACCACTCCACAAGCCGGAGAACGGTCGTGGCCAGCCGGCTTGATGCTGATGATTGTCCCTCTCTTCTTGTGGGCGATCTCGGCGATCTTCTTCCCAGAGATCAGTGCTAAAGCGGAAGCGGAAGAGGCCCCTAGCCAAGAAGTCACCGAAGTGGAAGAAGTGATCGAGGAAGACGAGATCTTCCTTCCGCCGCCCCATCACCGTCGCGGCAGGCCGCACCCACCACATGCGCCGATCCATCCACCGCATCCTCCAGGGGAACCAGGGAGACGCCCAGCCCGCGATCACCTTCCTCCGCCACGAGGCGCTGTCGTGGGCGAAGACCGCCCAGCCCCGCCCCTTAATCAAATCGACATGGACGAGTTAGCTCCTCACGACCAAGCGATGGTTCGCGTGCTGCGTTCCCTCCGACATGAAGTCCGTCAGCTTCGAGATCAGGTTCAAGAGCTCAAGGAAGAACAGGAACAAGAGACCGAATTGCAAGCCAACGCTCCGCGTCGTCGTAAGCGAGCACGTCGCGTGGAAGTGATGGAAACGACCGAGTCAGACATGACTGCCTTAGACGAAACCGATTAA
- a CDS encoding BlaI/MecI/CopY family transcriptional regulator encodes MDDSFLSDRDGIENNMARPKQDTPTSGELEVLKVLWKRGPSTVREVLEELNQQGRRRAYTSVMSLMNVMADKELLDREPLGRAFQYTARMPQESTLGGIVGDILGRVFEGSAHSMVAHLLEESKPSAVELEEIRKALEQYEEENGQ; translated from the coding sequence ATGGACGATTCTTTTCTCTCCGATAGAGACGGCATCGAAAACAACATGGCAAGGCCAAAGCAGGATACTCCCACATCCGGAGAACTTGAAGTTCTCAAGGTTCTCTGGAAACGGGGACCAAGCACCGTTCGCGAGGTGCTAGAAGAACTCAATCAACAAGGACGTCGACGCGCCTATACCTCGGTGATGAGCTTGATGAATGTCATGGCCGACAAAGAGCTCTTAGACCGAGAACCACTGGGACGTGCTTTTCAGTACACGGCCCGCATGCCTCAAGAGTCGACGTTGGGTGGCATCGTCGGCGATATTCTGGGGCGTGTGTTTGAAGGGTCAGCTCACTCGATGGTAGCTCACTTGCTTGAAGAATCGAAACCCAGCGCAGTCGAACTGGAAGAGATTCGCAAGGCACTAGAACAATACGAAGAGGAGAACGGGCAGTGA
- the lepA gene encoding translation elongation factor 4, with protein sequence MAIIDQKYIRNFCIIAHIDHGKSTLADRLLEKTATVSSREMKEQLLDDMEVERERGITIKARAVAMRYKHDGREYEINLIDTPGHVDFQYEVGRSLTCCEGAVLLVDAFQGVEAQTVANAFMAMEHELEIVPCLSKIDLNHARPTEVAEEIEQTLALDATDICGISGKTGQGVDALLARIIERVPAPTGDREGTLQAMVFDSHYDKFRGAITYVRVMNGRLKKGDKIRFIKGGTNHDVLEVGQFVPRPVARDELSAGQVGYVICNIKSLELVNIGDTITVQGDKGAKPLPGYQEPKRMVFCGLYPSDGQDFEQLRDALKSLRINDPSFTFEPETSDALGFGFRCGFLGLLHMEIVQQRLEQESDIDLVQTAPNVTYQIVNKQGETVDIHKPQDVPEAGEIETFLQPIVRVSLIQPSDYIGPVMQLCNERRGIHVRTEYLSPTRSMLVYDIPLAEVIYDLHDKLKSATRGYGTMDYEIRGYEEADLVRMDILVNGKRVDALSIICDRADADRRGRAVVKKLKSEIDRHMFEVAVQAAIGTRVIARETVKALRKNVTAKCYGGDISRKRKLWQKQKEGKKRMKSIGSVDIPQKAFMAVLETGEDRT encoded by the coding sequence ATGGCAATCATCGACCAGAAGTACATTCGCAATTTCTGCATCATCGCTCATATCGACCACGGCAAGAGCACGTTGGCCGACCGCCTGCTGGAGAAAACAGCCACGGTCAGCTCGCGCGAAATGAAAGAACAACTGCTGGACGACATGGAAGTCGAACGCGAGCGGGGCATTACGATCAAAGCCCGCGCCGTGGCGATGCGATACAAACACGATGGACGCGAGTACGAGATCAATCTGATCGATACGCCTGGTCACGTTGACTTTCAGTACGAAGTGGGTCGATCGCTGACTTGCTGTGAAGGTGCTGTATTGTTGGTCGACGCCTTCCAAGGGGTGGAAGCGCAGACCGTTGCCAATGCGTTCATGGCGATGGAGCACGAACTGGAAATCGTTCCGTGCCTTAGCAAGATCGACTTGAACCATGCTCGCCCGACTGAAGTCGCCGAGGAAATCGAGCAAACCTTGGCCCTCGACGCGACCGACATCTGCGGTATCAGCGGCAAGACCGGGCAGGGTGTCGATGCCTTGTTGGCTCGGATTATAGAACGCGTCCCCGCCCCCACCGGCGATCGCGAAGGCACGCTGCAAGCGATGGTCTTCGACTCGCATTATGACAAATTCCGCGGCGCGATCACGTACGTCCGCGTAATGAATGGTCGCTTAAAGAAAGGGGACAAGATCCGCTTCATAAAAGGTGGGACGAACCACGACGTACTCGAGGTCGGACAGTTTGTTCCTCGCCCAGTCGCCCGCGACGAGCTTTCCGCGGGCCAGGTCGGCTACGTCATCTGCAACATCAAATCGCTCGAACTGGTCAACATCGGTGATACGATCACCGTGCAAGGTGACAAAGGCGCAAAGCCGTTACCCGGTTATCAAGAACCGAAGCGGATGGTGTTCTGCGGCCTGTATCCTTCGGACGGGCAAGACTTCGAACAACTACGAGACGCGCTTAAGAGCCTGCGTATCAATGACCCTAGCTTCACATTCGAGCCAGAAACGAGCGATGCACTCGGCTTTGGATTCCGCTGTGGCTTCCTTGGATTGCTGCATATGGAAATCGTGCAGCAACGACTGGAGCAGGAATCGGACATCGATCTGGTGCAAACCGCGCCGAACGTAACTTATCAAATCGTCAACAAGCAAGGCGAAACGGTCGACATCCACAAACCGCAGGATGTTCCTGAAGCAGGCGAGATCGAAACGTTCCTGCAGCCCATCGTTCGCGTCAGCTTGATTCAGCCGTCCGACTACATCGGTCCGGTGATGCAGCTTTGCAACGAGCGTCGTGGAATCCACGTTCGCACGGAATACTTGTCCCCAACACGATCGATGTTGGTTTACGACATTCCGCTGGCCGAAGTGATCTACGACCTTCACGACAAGCTGAAGAGTGCTACACGTGGCTACGGCACCATGGACTACGAGATCCGTGGGTACGAAGAAGCCGATTTGGTCCGCATGGATATCCTGGTCAACGGCAAACGGGTCGATGCGTTGAGCATCATCTGCGATCGAGCCGACGCCGATCGTCGCGGTAGGGCCGTTGTCAAGAAGTTGAAAAGCGAGATCGATCGGCATATGTTCGAAGTGGCGGTGCAAGCCGCTATCGGTACTCGCGTGATCGCTCGCGAAACGGTCAAGGCGCTACGTAAGAATGTTACCGCCAAGTGTTACGGTGGTGATATTTCACGTAAGCGCAAGCTGTGGCAAAAGCAGAAGGAAGGTAAAAAGCGGATGAAGTCGATCGGCTCGGTCGATATTCCGCAGAAGGCCTTCATGGCCGTTCTCGAGACCGGCGAAGACCGCACGTAA
- a CDS encoding class I SAM-dependent methyltransferase: MVHRVFHAWDGTDGVVGSEITASASCPISGDRAALVVSNRDRRGFPLRTIISMASGLVYVDPQPPAEAIDNFYRYSYRLSYKSSATPKWKHTARNAFIAGQRVERLEHYVPKGGTVLDIGTGSGELLYVGKKHGFVMQGLEVDQAYSQFGRSNYGVQISNTSLQDAKLPAEKYDAVTIFHVLEHLANPLGAMQKMAHTLKIGGHLILEVPNVESRDARFAQKWHLGHLYHFNCATITAMANLCGLVPTVVATCAGKNHTEAVLTKVINPPPVDWQSIVAGNFEQTWGTLQFQARWGWQQNWYARFDRTRHKLTRNVKEWVSAFSEPNRRRLVDKVVKKRA; encoded by the coding sequence ATGGTGCATCGCGTATTCCATGCCTGGGATGGAACCGACGGAGTCGTTGGTTCCGAGATCACCGCATCGGCGTCTTGCCCCATCTCCGGCGACCGAGCCGCACTGGTCGTCAGCAATCGCGACCGCCGCGGCTTCCCGTTGCGCACGATCATCTCCATGGCCTCCGGGTTGGTATACGTCGATCCTCAGCCGCCTGCCGAAGCGATCGACAATTTCTATCGCTATTCCTATCGGTTGTCGTACAAATCTTCGGCCACTCCCAAGTGGAAGCACACAGCTCGCAACGCATTTATCGCCGGGCAGCGAGTCGAACGCCTAGAGCATTACGTCCCGAAAGGCGGAACGGTCCTTGATATCGGTACCGGCTCTGGCGAGCTCTTGTACGTTGGCAAGAAGCATGGCTTTGTCATGCAAGGGCTTGAAGTCGATCAGGCTTATTCCCAATTCGGCCGCAGTAATTACGGGGTGCAGATCTCGAACACTTCGCTGCAAGATGCCAAGTTGCCTGCGGAAAAGTACGATGCCGTTACGATCTTTCATGTATTGGAACATCTGGCCAACCCGCTAGGCGCGATGCAGAAGATGGCTCACACGCTCAAAATAGGTGGTCATCTGATTCTTGAGGTGCCGAACGTCGAATCGCGAGACGCCCGTTTCGCGCAAAAATGGCATCTCGGTCATCTTTATCATTTCAATTGCGCAACCATAACAGCCATGGCGAATCTGTGTGGGCTCGTCCCCACGGTCGTCGCGACATGCGCCGGAAAGAATCACACGGAAGCCGTTTTGACCAAGGTAATCAACCCACCTCCTGTCGATTGGCAGTCGATCGTTGCTGGGAATTTCGAGCAAACCTGGGGCACGCTTCAATTCCAAGCTCGCTGGGGCTGGCAACAAAACTGGTACGCTCGTTTCGACCGTACGCGGCACAAGCTGACTCGGAACGTCAAAGAATGGGTTTCGGCATTCTCCGAGCCGAATCGCAGACGCTTGGTGGACAAAGTCGTCAAGAAGCGAGCCTGA
- the lepB gene encoding signal peptidase I, with product MVKKKRSPAAADKSGKGSKEAGDNDHFAVTREFVESLVVAVILALLFRAFEAEAFVIPTGSMATTLLGRHKDVVDQYTGYEYTVGASAELDRDTQIQERDVIQAVDPLYHRLTDVSQDTSYSGDRILVSKFAYDFSAPARWDVIVFKFPLEPQTNYIKRLIGLPGESVRIFHGDIYIKKPGENDFSIARKPPAKQLTLQRLVYDTNYPCDILEKAGFPDRLEAFPANTQGSWTKEENGSFVCKPQGETWLRYRHVLPDNGKNIGYWALAENNQPIDTKVARDRCSQLITDFSSYNTGTVVESSNYQHSSGMHWVGDLCLECTTKVESSSGVLSLDLVEGGAHFRCDIDVATGKATLSSSDASIKFDQEGVIEADTGVKGAGTYAFRFSNVDNELRLWVNDRVVNFGAPVTYSPTQDVVPKWSETDPGDLLPAGIGTSSVEMTVTRVRMYRDTYYIAFGTQYTAGRHSNTIVDYASDSHPGFNFAQESDIRAVLTDPQSWATTNVFKARREAIFDLEDRQYFPLGDNSAESSDARLWDIGQQFVPEHMLIGKALFVYWPHSKNKPIPFFPNFSRMKFIQ from the coding sequence ATGGTCAAGAAGAAACGTAGTCCAGCAGCCGCCGATAAGTCAGGCAAGGGAAGCAAGGAAGCCGGCGATAACGATCACTTTGCCGTAACACGTGAGTTTGTCGAATCGCTCGTCGTGGCCGTGATTCTGGCACTCTTGTTTCGGGCGTTCGAAGCCGAAGCATTTGTGATTCCCACCGGTTCAATGGCTACCACTTTGCTTGGGCGCCACAAGGATGTCGTCGATCAGTACACCGGCTACGAATACACCGTGGGTGCCAGTGCTGAACTTGACCGTGACACGCAAATTCAAGAGCGCGACGTCATCCAAGCGGTCGATCCGTTGTATCACCGTTTGACGGATGTCAGCCAAGATACGTCCTACAGCGGCGACCGTATTTTGGTAAGTAAGTTTGCTTACGACTTCTCGGCGCCTGCTCGGTGGGACGTGATCGTCTTCAAGTTCCCCCTTGAGCCACAAACGAATTACATCAAACGATTGATTGGTCTCCCTGGCGAGAGTGTGCGCATCTTCCATGGCGACATCTACATTAAGAAGCCAGGCGAGAACGATTTTTCGATCGCTCGCAAACCTCCGGCCAAGCAGCTAACCCTCCAGCGTCTTGTTTACGACACGAACTACCCCTGTGATATTCTTGAGAAAGCAGGTTTTCCCGATCGGCTCGAAGCATTTCCTGCGAACACGCAAGGAAGTTGGACCAAGGAAGAAAACGGTTCGTTCGTCTGCAAACCCCAAGGGGAGACGTGGCTACGTTATCGCCATGTGCTGCCGGACAATGGAAAAAACATTGGTTACTGGGCGCTGGCCGAAAATAACCAGCCCATCGATACCAAGGTTGCCCGAGATAGATGCAGCCAGTTGATTACGGACTTCAGTTCGTACAACACCGGCACCGTCGTCGAGAGTTCCAACTACCAACATTCGTCCGGAATGCACTGGGTGGGCGATCTTTGCTTGGAATGCACCACGAAAGTCGAGTCCTCGTCGGGCGTGCTATCGCTTGATTTGGTCGAAGGAGGTGCCCACTTCCGCTGCGATATCGATGTCGCCACGGGGAAGGCGACCTTATCGTCAAGCGATGCCAGTATCAAGTTCGATCAAGAGGGCGTTATCGAAGCTGACACCGGCGTTAAAGGTGCCGGCACCTACGCATTCCGCTTTTCAAACGTCGACAACGAACTACGTTTATGGGTGAACGATCGTGTGGTCAATTTCGGTGCCCCGGTCACCTATTCGCCAACTCAAGATGTTGTTCCTAAATGGAGCGAAACTGATCCAGGCGATCTGCTACCAGCGGGGATTGGAACAAGCTCCGTAGAGATGACCGTCACTCGTGTTCGCATGTACCGCGATACGTACTACATCGCCTTCGGAACGCAATATACCGCTGGACGTCATTCCAACACGATCGTTGACTATGCCTCGGATTCTCATCCTGGTTTTAATTTTGCTCAAGAGAGTGACATTCGCGCGGTACTTACGGATCCGCAATCTTGGGCCACGACCAATGTATTCAAAGCGCGTCGCGAAGCGATCTTCGACCTGGAAGATCGGCAGTACTTCCCGTTGGGTGATAACAGCGCCGAAAGTTCCGATGCGCGGCTTTGGGACATTGGTCAACAATTTGTGCCGGAACATATGCTTATTGGCAAAGCCTTGTTCGTATATTGGCCCCACTCCAAGAACAAGCCGATCCCGTTTTTCCCCAACTTCAGCCGCATGAAGTTCATTCAGTAG
- a CDS encoding DMT family transporter, translating into MSTTCLHVFERFLRIIMTDKTSTHLWLGMLCGVLAALGYSLTNVCLRSLTGLDPIWVSFFKAIPTVVLLGPVAIWQVATRRTPLPSASSLVLLIVAAIASQLLGNALLQWSFGVIGVAMSVPLCLGSMIVVSVFISKWILHEHLTRWQTWGAVSLVLALVTLSMAGKGAVQSVADSQTQWWLTLVGIIAPMSSGVSYAFLSLAIRRGVSHEVSMFTTTSLICAVGMLILGPLSLFTAGFEKIALTTFPQYGVLLVAGLLNAGAFVSLAMSFRYAPIIVGNAANSLQNPLSALAGVYLFHEADSIYLQFGIVLTVAGVVMMGLKDKAALRQNNDTTENVPEGETETPELATMPVNVDK; encoded by the coding sequence ATGTCGACCACATGTCTTCATGTGTTCGAGCGATTCCTGCGGATCATTATGACGGACAAAACTTCCACCCATCTCTGGTTGGGCATGTTATGTGGTGTGCTTGCGGCGCTTGGTTACTCTTTGACCAACGTTTGCTTACGTTCGTTGACCGGATTGGATCCAATCTGGGTCTCGTTCTTCAAAGCAATTCCCACTGTCGTGTTGCTGGGGCCGGTTGCTATTTGGCAAGTGGCAACGCGTCGGACGCCCCTTCCGTCGGCCTCATCGCTGGTCCTGTTGATTGTCGCGGCGATCGCCAGTCAGTTGCTGGGAAATGCACTTCTGCAGTGGAGCTTCGGCGTCATCGGTGTCGCTATGAGCGTTCCGCTTTGCCTGGGATCGATGATCGTTGTGAGTGTATTTATTAGTAAATGGATCTTGCACGAACACCTCACGCGATGGCAGACCTGGGGAGCAGTCTCGCTGGTATTAGCACTCGTTACGTTAAGCATGGCCGGCAAAGGAGCGGTTCAATCGGTCGCTGACTCGCAAACGCAGTGGTGGCTAACGCTCGTGGGGATCATCGCCCCCATGTCCTCTGGCGTTTCGTACGCCTTTTTGAGTCTTGCGATACGGCGAGGGGTGTCGCATGAGGTAAGTATGTTTACGACCACCTCTTTGATCTGTGCCGTGGGAATGCTGATTTTGGGCCCGCTCAGTTTATTTACCGCAGGCTTCGAGAAGATCGCACTGACAACTTTCCCGCAATATGGAGTCTTGCTGGTTGCGGGATTGCTGAATGCTGGGGCTTTCGTGTCCTTGGCGATGTCTTTTCGGTATGCACCGATCATCGTCGGAAATGCGGCAAACTCGTTGCAGAATCCTCTCTCGGCGCTGGCCGGCGTCTACCTCTTTCACGAAGCAGACAGCATCTATCTGCAGTTTGGAATCGTACTGACGGTGGCAGGCGTGGTAATGATGGGCCTAAAAGATAAAGCCGCATTGCGGCAAAATAACGACACGACAGAAAATGTGCCGGAAGGGGAAACTGAAACCCCAGAACTGGCGACCATGCCAGTCAACGTAGATAAGTAA
- the lptB gene encoding LPS export ABC transporter ATP-binding protein produces the protein MDESTILSAQNLVKTYGRRRVVDGVSYEVKRGEIVGLLGSNGAGKTTSFRMTCGMVTPNEGRVQLNGKDVTLWPMFKRCRDGGMGYLAQDSSVFQKLTVEQNLMGVMELLRIDAYHRKQRCEELLERFDITHIRKSKAKSLSGGERRRLEIARCLVSDPEIIMLDEPFTGIDPVTVDSIQLVIRELRQSGISILITDHQAEKTLEIVDRCYVVHRGNILCHGTPDEVVRHPEAVNYYFGNLSRNNFGGRENVDAAA, from the coding sequence ATGGACGAATCAACCATTCTCTCTGCCCAAAATCTCGTCAAGACTTACGGTCGCCGCCGTGTCGTCGATGGGGTTAGCTACGAAGTTAAACGCGGCGAAATTGTCGGCTTGCTCGGCTCGAACGGTGCCGGCAAAACGACCAGTTTCCGCATGACTTGCGGCATGGTCACGCCCAACGAAGGTCGCGTTCAACTGAACGGCAAAGACGTCACGTTGTGGCCGATGTTCAAGCGGTGTCGCGATGGCGGGATGGGCTACCTGGCCCAAGATAGTAGCGTATTCCAGAAGCTGACGGTTGAACAAAACCTGATGGGCGTGATGGAACTCTTGCGGATCGACGCCTATCATCGCAAACAGCGCTGCGAAGAACTACTTGAACGCTTTGATATCACCCACATTCGTAAATCGAAAGCCAAGAGCCTCTCTGGCGGTGAACGTCGCCGCTTGGAGATTGCTCGCTGCCTAGTTTCCGATCCCGAAATCATCATGCTCGACGAACCGTTCACTGGGATCGACCCGGTGACCGTCGATAGCATCCAGTTGGTGATTCGCGAACTGCGACAAAGCGGGATTTCGATCCTGATCACCGACCACCAGGCGGAGAAAACCTTGGAGATCGTCGATCGCTGCTACGTGGTGCATCGCGGCAATATCCTTTGCCATGGCACCCCGGACGAAGTGGTTCGACATCCTGAAGCCGTGAACTATTACTTCGGTAACCTGTCACGCAACAACTTCGGCGGACGAGAGAACGTCGACGCTGCGGCCTGA
- a CDS encoding FHA domain-containing protein has translation MSDRLQMWIDGVGGYMLLLANRVNIGQAMASAQVDIPIMGDISRRHAAIRRSGDEYILEPLAEVKVNDQRVERPTMLKHRDVMTVGRGVRIQFTQPHPLSTSAVLRIISRHRTEPACDGIVMLADSLLLGPKSNNHIVCPQWERDVVIFRNGDKLQLRSKTPLYQSDSTQPASSIKIGETVQGEEVSFCLEPISRA, from the coding sequence GTGAGCGATCGCCTGCAAATGTGGATCGATGGGGTTGGTGGCTACATGTTGCTGCTGGCCAATCGCGTCAACATCGGCCAGGCGATGGCTTCGGCCCAAGTCGATATTCCCATCATGGGCGATATCAGCCGACGTCATGCAGCGATTCGGCGGAGTGGGGATGAATACATCCTGGAACCGCTGGCCGAGGTAAAGGTCAATGATCAACGAGTCGAACGGCCCACGATGCTCAAGCATCGCGATGTCATGACGGTAGGACGCGGGGTTCGGATTCAGTTCACGCAGCCTCATCCACTCAGCACGTCTGCCGTGTTGCGGATCATTAGCCGCCATCGGACCGAACCGGCTTGTGATGGAATCGTGATGCTGGCCGACTCGTTGCTGCTGGGCCCCAAGTCGAATAATCACATCGTTTGCCCTCAGTGGGAACGCGACGTGGTCATTTTCCGAAATGGAGACAAACTGCAACTGCGGTCGAAAACGCCCCTTTATCAAAGTGATTCGACCCAGCCTGCGTCATCGATCAAAATAGGAGAGACGGTCCAAGGAGAAGAGGTGTCGTTTTGCCTGGAACCAATTAGCCGGGCATGA